The Alteripontixanthobacter sp. genome has a window encoding:
- a CDS encoding transposase, translating to MPRIIQNTASDACSLEECTAALDEGGFDPADEQSLLHAVKWLGRLGRNRNFLGDMLVDRLADRHGPDPIENAYGPQAIVLTGMRQGYFLRANIWPAESDHCYRASGGRSFVYGAPHDHNFDFLTVGYFGPGYVSDYYQYDYEAVAGYDGEAAGLRFVERSALHEGRLMHYRAHRDVHSQLPPESLSVSLNIMAASPVSGWFDQYRFDLDAGEVSGVLNPGSSEVFLRMAVALGGDEALDLAGHLGRSHPSSRLRLASFEARSMMEPDPAARDDVWRQAELSGDRMLQAEAKRRRAALEIA from the coding sequence ATGCCCCGCATAATCCAGAACACCGCCAGCGATGCCTGCTCGCTGGAAGAATGCACCGCCGCGCTGGATGAGGGCGGGTTCGACCCCGCAGACGAGCAAAGCCTGTTGCACGCCGTCAAGTGGCTTGGCCGATTGGGCCGCAATCGGAATTTCCTGGGCGATATGCTGGTGGACCGGCTGGCCGATCGCCACGGCCCCGATCCGATAGAGAACGCTTATGGACCGCAAGCTATAGTACTGACCGGTATGCGCCAGGGCTATTTCCTGCGCGCGAATATCTGGCCGGCGGAGAGCGATCATTGCTACCGCGCGAGTGGCGGGCGCAGCTTCGTTTATGGCGCGCCGCACGATCACAATTTCGACTTCTTGACGGTCGGTTATTTCGGGCCGGGCTATGTCAGCGACTATTACCAATATGATTACGAGGCGGTGGCGGGGTATGATGGCGAAGCTGCGGGCTTGCGCTTTGTGGAACGCAGCGCGCTGCATGAAGGCAGGCTGATGCATTACCGCGCGCACCGTGATGTCCACAGCCAGCTGCCGCCCGAAAGCCTGTCCGTCTCGCTCAATATCATGGCGGCCAGTCCGGTCAGCGGGTGGTTCGACCAGTACCGTTTCGACCTCGATGCAGGCGAAGTTTCCGGGGTACTCAACCCCGGGTCGAGCGAGGTCTTCCTGCGCATGGCGGTGGCGCTTGGCGGAGATGAGGCGCTGGATCTGGCCGGTCATCTCGGACGCTCGCACCCCAGTTCGCGGCTGCGGCTTGCCAGCTTCGAGGCGCGCAGCATGATGGAACCCGACCCGGCGGCACGCGACGATGTGTGGCGCCAGGCCGAATTGTCGGGCGACCGGATGCTGCAGGCCGAAGCGAAACGTCGGCGGGCTGCGCTGGAAATCGCCTAG
- the ruvX gene encoding Holliday junction resolvase RuvX, with protein MERSAIDHPIVTDDPRLFGDALPDGGVLLALDLGTKTIGTALCDAGWRFATAGKTLPRGKFGKDSAAIKALVGERRVAGVILGLPRNMDGSEGPRAQSTRAYAANLVTALELPIMLWDERWSTASADAAMIGQDMSRKKRAARIDSHAAAVILQGAIDRLAGSAF; from the coding sequence GTGGAACGAAGCGCAATCGACCACCCAATCGTAACCGACGATCCGCGTTTGTTCGGCGACGCCCTGCCCGATGGCGGGGTGTTGCTGGCACTGGATCTGGGCACAAAGACAATCGGAACTGCCTTGTGCGACGCTGGCTGGCGTTTCGCGACTGCGGGCAAGACCTTGCCGCGCGGCAAGTTCGGCAAGGATAGCGCCGCGATCAAGGCGCTGGTGGGCGAACGCCGCGTAGCCGGGGTTATCCTGGGTCTGCCGCGCAATATGGATGGCAGCGAGGGGCCGCGCGCCCAGTCCACTCGCGCCTATGCCGCGAACCTGGTCACCGCGCTCGAACTGCCGATCATGTTATGGGATGAACGCTGGTCCACCGCCAGCGCCGATGCGGCGATGATCGGTCAGGATATGAGCCGCAAGAAACGCGCCGCGCGCATCGATAGCCATGCCGCCGCCGTGATCCTGCAAGGCGCGATCGACCGCCTCGCAGGTTCTGCCTTCTAG
- a CDS encoding DUF3089 domain-containing protein: protein MARKFLYIVAACILLVIVGGFVLSIWSREATQVAFVPRGDFVEQEALAANAYQDPEMWYSRPGIGLDEPARYQPAIAAAPEQAAQRAPSPSNPGAESSLGDTADPLETSTSRRADPAAAAEAPDFAVFFVHPTSYIPLALTEEANWNAALDDETADARARLFLRGMASTFNRADEIWAPRYRQAVAGAFLTDKPEAQQAIDTAYRDVAQAFAFFVETVDQDKPIVLAGHSQGSLHVLELLRQEVAGTPLEERIAGVYAIGWPISVEHDLPALPLPACAAASQSGCIAAWSSFADDADPQLLMERYSATPGFDGQPRGDGPILCVNPLTGAAGGQAPASANLGTLVPSSDLSRGELVAGAVPARCDNRGLLLIGDPPKMGEGVLPGNNYHVYDILLFWRNLQRDVVTRVNSWNEAQSTTQS from the coding sequence ATGGCGCGTAAATTCCTCTACATTGTGGCAGCATGTATCCTGCTGGTGATCGTGGGCGGTTTCGTGCTGTCCATCTGGTCGCGCGAGGCAACCCAGGTGGCCTTTGTACCGCGCGGGGACTTCGTTGAGCAGGAGGCTCTCGCCGCAAACGCCTATCAGGATCCCGAAATGTGGTATTCGCGCCCCGGTATCGGCCTTGACGAGCCGGCACGCTACCAGCCTGCAATTGCCGCTGCGCCCGAGCAGGCTGCGCAGCGGGCGCCATCGCCGTCGAACCCCGGTGCCGAAAGCAGCCTGGGTGATACGGCCGATCCGCTGGAAACATCCACGTCGCGCCGGGCGGACCCGGCTGCGGCTGCCGAAGCGCCCGATTTCGCAGTCTTTTTTGTGCACCCCACCAGCTATATTCCGCTCGCCCTGACAGAAGAGGCCAACTGGAACGCCGCGCTGGACGATGAAACCGCCGACGCCCGAGCGCGGCTGTTCCTGCGCGGCATGGCCAGCACGTTCAACCGCGCCGATGAAATCTGGGCTCCGCGATACCGCCAGGCGGTCGCCGGGGCGTTTCTGACCGACAAGCCCGAAGCGCAGCAGGCTATCGACACCGCCTATCGCGACGTCGCGCAGGCCTTCGCCTTTTTCGTCGAGACGGTCGATCAGGATAAGCCCATCGTGCTGGCCGGCCATTCGCAAGGCTCGCTTCATGTGCTGGAATTGCTGCGGCAGGAGGTCGCGGGCACGCCGCTGGAAGAGCGCATCGCCGGGGTCTATGCGATTGGCTGGCCGATTTCGGTGGAGCACGATCTGCCCGCCTTGCCGCTGCCTGCCTGTGCTGCTGCCAGCCAGAGCGGCTGCATCGCGGCATGGTCCAGCTTTGCCGACGATGCCGATCCGCAGCTTTTGATGGAACGCTATTCCGCCACCCCAGGCTTCGATGGGCAGCCGCGCGGCGATGGACCGATCCTGTGCGTCAATCCCCTGACCGGTGCCGCTGGCGGGCAGGCTCCTGCCAGCGCCAATCTCGGTACGCTGGTCCCATCGTCCGACCTGTCGCGCGGCGAATTGGTGGCCGGAGCGGTTCCTGCGCGCTGCGACAATCGCGGGCTCCTGCTGATCGGCGATCCGCCCAAGATGGGCGAAGGCGTGCTGCCAGGCAACAATTACCACGTATACGACATCCTGCTGTTCTGGCGGAACCTTCAGCGCGATGTGGTAACCCGAGTGAATTCGTGGAACGAAGCGCAATCGACCACCCAATCGTAA